Below is a genomic region from Granulibacter bethesdensis CGDNIH1.
CGATATTGCCGATCATCCCGATCTGTCAGCCAATGAGAAAATCAGCCGGCTGGACCTGATGGAAGCCGTTTTGCTCGGCCATGCCGATCACGGTTCCCCCACCGCCAGCCGCCTGCGCGACAGTCTGGCCTTAACCGGGATCGATCCGAGGCATGCCACCGATCTTTTAGTGGCCTTTCGTCGTGATGCCATCAAGCATCGCTATGAGAGCTGGGATGAATTGCTGGATTACTGCCGTTACTCGGCCATGCCGGTTGGCCGCTATATGCTCGATCTGCATGGCGAGTCCCTGCAGACATATCCGTCTTCGGATGCGCTCTGTGCCTCTCTTCAGGTACTGAACCATCTGCAGGATTGCGGAAAGGATCTGGCGTCTCTGGATCGCTGCTACCTGCCTGCCGACATTCTGGATGCCCATGGCGCCCGCATTGCCGATCTGCGCCGCTCCAGTTGCTCCCCCGCCTTGCGGCAGGTGCTGGATGATCTGCTCAATCGCACCGAACGGCTGAATGTCGAGGCGGCTCCCCTCTCTGGATTGACCGCAGACCGCTGGCTGCGGGTAAACGTTGCCATGATCCACCGGCTGGCTGAACGTCTGGCGCAGCGGCTGCGGCATGGCGATCCGCTGGCGCGACGCGTGAAGCTTCGTGGCATCGACATCGCTTTGA
It encodes:
- the hpnC gene encoding squalene synthase HpnC, whose amino-acid sequence is MSASLTENRPVEIWSGKDQGDENFPVSRIVRRKWRPHVNAYYAFARNADDIADHPDLSANEKISRLDLMEAVLLGHADHGSPTASRLRDSLALTGIDPRHATDLLVAFRRDAIKHRYESWDELLDYCRYSAMPVGRYMLDLHGESLQTYPSSDALCASLQVLNHLQDCGKDLASLDRCYLPADILDAHGARIADLRRSSCSPALRQVLDDLLNRTERLNVEAAPLSGLTADRWLRVNVAMIHRLAERLAQRLRHGDPLARRVKLRGIDIALSLFQGLRAL